In Candidatus Bipolaricaulota bacterium, a single genomic region encodes these proteins:
- a CDS encoding DNA polymerase III subunit alpha, translated as MSGFIHLHTHSEYSLLDSSCRIPDLLDRAAACGMDALALTDHGVMSGAVKFYRAAQKKGIKPIIGCEIYLAPKSRHDRTPQAGNRYYHLVLLAENEIGYRNLIAIVSRAHTEGFYYKPRADKELLRQYRDGLIALSACESGEIPRLLMAGKEKAAEKAAREYAEIFGKGNFYIELQDHGTDRGKALKEKLIELARRLDLPLVATNDVHYLNPEDRLAHEVLLNIRANKTLSDPDHRTFDGEGYHFRCGDEMEELFADVPEAIENTRVIADRCNLEIPFGKTMIPPFSLPAGESDPNSYLRKLAYQGAKERYGSVEGAVKERLEYELSVIERMNYATYFLIVWDFVRFAREEGIPVGPGRGSAAGSLVAYALGITSVDPLKYNLIFERFLNPERISMPDFDIDFCVRGRDRVIQYVQEKYGKDKMAQIATYDRMAARSVVRDVGRVLGVPYAVTDRLAKLIPFGYRLKVAVEKVAELRDLYETDDKVRQIIDIGLRLEGLSRNTSTHAAGVVIAPDALINHVPLLRLTDGECVTQYDMTDVEAVGLLKFDFLGLRNLTLLDDTCQALRRDGIEIELEKIPLDDPETFALLREGKTAGIFQLESSGMTGLIKRVQPDRFEDLIALLALYRPGPLESGMADEYVERRHGRRPVTYPHPKLKEVLADTYGLPIYQDQLMLMARHLAGFSLAEADILRKAMGKKKKDIMASLREKFIAGCVANGIPRDKATQTFDEMEKFSRYGFNKSHTTAYAFVSYWTAYLKAHYPTHFMASLLTSVQGDTDKVAEYIGECKEMGIEVLPPDINESEHDFTPVAEGKIRFGLGAIKHVGSGAIARIISARGDGYKSFFDLCRRVDGDGVDREALEALIKAGAFDSLGQTRKGLLARLSDGLELMQISRRERTSGQRSFFEVTDSLPVDPTVPAEEFTPEELLTFERELLGLYVSAHPLDRYRELLSLYATPLSAVASLPEGDEALVGGRVKAIRKIATKKGDPMAFVTVEDGRGEVEATVFPRVLATAGDILRVDELIGMRVLSGVRNGTPNLVVQEVFPISDLEKRGSAILLIRLRAEDAVPEKLGLISARLTSDRGRVPVVLRLEGEDGAGIEVRAADRFRVSAAPSLRAAIEELVGEGRVELITGMQTG; from the coding sequence ATGTCCGGGTTTATCCACCTGCACACGCACTCCGAGTACAGCCTGCTCGATTCGTCCTGCCGCATCCCCGACCTCCTCGACCGGGCGGCGGCGTGCGGGATGGACGCCCTCGCGTTGACCGACCACGGGGTGATGAGCGGGGCGGTGAAGTTCTACCGCGCGGCGCAGAAGAAGGGGATAAAGCCGATCATCGGCTGCGAGATCTACCTCGCTCCGAAGAGCAGGCACGACCGCACCCCCCAGGCGGGAAACCGCTACTACCACCTCGTCCTCCTCGCGGAGAACGAGATCGGGTACCGGAACCTGATCGCGATCGTCAGCCGCGCCCACACCGAGGGGTTCTACTACAAGCCGCGCGCCGACAAGGAGCTCCTTCGCCAGTACCGCGACGGCCTGATCGCCCTGTCTGCCTGCGAGAGCGGGGAGATCCCGCGGCTGCTGATGGCGGGGAAGGAGAAGGCGGCGGAGAAGGCGGCACGCGAGTACGCCGAGATCTTTGGGAAGGGGAACTTCTACATCGAGCTCCAGGACCACGGGACCGATCGGGGTAAGGCCCTGAAGGAGAAGCTGATCGAGCTGGCGCGGCGCCTCGATCTTCCGTTGGTGGCAACGAACGATGTCCACTACTTGAATCCGGAGGATCGCCTCGCCCATGAGGTCCTGCTCAACATCCGCGCCAACAAGACCCTCTCCGACCCCGATCACCGCACCTTCGACGGGGAGGGGTACCACTTCCGCTGCGGGGACGAGATGGAGGAGCTGTTCGCGGACGTCCCCGAGGCGATCGAGAACACCCGCGTCATCGCCGACCGCTGCAACCTGGAGATCCCGTTCGGAAAAACGATGATCCCCCCGTTTTCCCTTCCTGCGGGGGAGTCCGACCCGAACTCCTACCTGCGCAAGCTCGCGTACCAGGGAGCGAAGGAACGATACGGGAGCGTGGAGGGGGCAGTCAAGGAACGGCTCGAGTACGAGCTTTCCGTGATCGAGCGGATGAACTACGCCACCTACTTCCTGATCGTGTGGGACTTCGTCCGGTTCGCCCGCGAGGAGGGGATCCCGGTCGGACCGGGGCGGGGATCGGCGGCCGGGAGCCTGGTCGCTTATGCCCTCGGGATCACCAGCGTCGACCCCCTCAAGTACAACCTGATCTTCGAGCGGTTCCTCAACCCGGAGCGGATCAGCATGCCCGATTTCGACATCGACTTCTGCGTACGCGGCCGCGACCGGGTGATCCAGTACGTGCAGGAGAAGTACGGGAAGGACAAGATGGCCCAGATCGCGACCTACGACCGGATGGCCGCCCGCAGCGTGGTGCGCGACGTCGGCCGCGTCCTTGGGGTCCCGTACGCGGTCACCGACCGGCTCGCCAAGCTAATCCCGTTCGGCTATCGGCTGAAGGTGGCGGTGGAGAAGGTGGCCGAGCTGCGTGACCTGTACGAGACGGACGACAAGGTCCGCCAGATCATCGACATCGGCCTCCGCCTCGAGGGCCTCTCCCGCAACACCTCGACCCACGCCGCCGGGGTGGTGATCGCCCCGGACGCCCTGATCAACCACGTTCCTCTCCTCCGGCTGACCGACGGGGAGTGCGTCACCCAGTACGACATGACCGACGTCGAGGCGGTCGGGCTGTTGAAGTTCGACTTCCTCGGGCTGCGCAACCTCACCCTGCTCGACGACACGTGCCAAGCGTTGCGTCGGGATGGGATCGAGATCGAGCTGGAAAAGATCCCGCTCGACGACCCGGAGACGTTCGCCCTGCTCCGGGAGGGGAAGACGGCCGGGATATTCCAGCTGGAGAGCTCGGGGATGACCGGGTTGATCAAGCGGGTACAGCCGGACCGGTTCGAGGACCTGATTGCACTGCTCGCCCTCTATCGTCCCGGGCCGCTCGAGAGCGGGATGGCCGATGAGTACGTGGAGCGCCGCCACGGCCGCCGCCCGGTCACCTATCCCCATCCCAAGCTGAAGGAGGTCCTCGCCGACACGTACGGGCTCCCGATCTATCAGGATCAACTGATGCTGATGGCCCGACACCTCGCCGGATTCTCCCTCGCCGAGGCGGACATCCTGAGAAAGGCGATGGGAAAGAAGAAGAAGGACATCATGGCGAGCCTGCGGGAGAAGTTCATCGCCGGATGCGTCGCCAATGGGATCCCGCGCGACAAGGCGACCCAGACGTTCGATGAGATGGAGAAGTTCTCCCGCTATGGGTTCAACAAGTCGCACACCACCGCCTACGCGTTCGTCTCCTACTGGACCGCCTACCTCAAGGCCCATTACCCGACCCACTTCATGGCGAGCCTGCTCACGAGCGTGCAGGGGGACACGGACAAGGTCGCGGAGTACATCGGGGAGTGCAAGGAGATGGGAATCGAGGTCCTCCCCCCGGATATAAACGAGAGCGAGCACGACTTCACCCCGGTGGCGGAGGGGAAGATCCGGTTCGGGCTCGGGGCGATCAAGCACGTCGGCTCCGGAGCGATCGCGCGGATCATCTCCGCCCGCGGGGACGGGTACAAATCGTTCTTCGACCTGTGCCGCCGGGTGGACGGGGACGGAGTCGATCGCGAGGCCCTCGAGGCGCTGATCAAGGCGGGAGCGTTCGACTCCCTCGGCCAGACGCGCAAGGGCCTTCTCGCCCGCCTCTCCGACGGGCTCGAGCTGATGCAGATCTCCCGCCGGGAGCGAACGAGCGGGCAGCGTTCGTTCTTCGAGGTCACCGACTCCCTCCCGGTCGACCCCACCGTCCCGGCGGAAGAATTTACCCCGGAGGAGCTGCTCACGTTCGAGCGGGAGCTCCTCGGGCTCTACGTGAGTGCTCACCCCCTCGACCGCTACCGCGAGCTCCTATCCCTGTACGCCACTCCGCTCTCTGCGGTCGCCTCCCTCCCCGAGGGGGATGAGGCGCTGGTCGGGGGGAGGGTGAAGGCGATCCGGAAGATCGCGACGAAGAAGGGGGATCCGATGGCGTTCGTCACGGTGGAGGACGGACGCGGGGAGGTGGAAGCGACCGTCTTTCCCCGCGTGCTCGCAACGGCAGGGGACATCCTCCGGGTGGACGAGCTCATCGGGATGCGGGTCCTCTCCGGGGTGCGGAACGGAACCCCGAACCTGGTGGTGCAGGAGGTCTTCCCCATCTCCGATCTCGAGAAGAGGGGGAGCGCCATCCTCCTGATCCGGCTGCGGGCGGAGGACGCGGTCCCGGAGAAGCTCGGCCTCATCTCCGCCCGCCTGACTTCCGACAGGGGAAGGGTCCCGGTGGTCCTCCGGCTGGAGGGGGAGGACGGAGCCGGGATCGAGGTCCGCGCCGCGGACAGATTTCGGGTCTCCGCGGCACCCTCGCTCCGGGCGGCGATCGAGGAGCTCGTGGGAGAGGGGCGGGTGGAGCTCATAACCGGGATGCAAACAGGATGA
- a CDS encoding septum formation initiator family protein produces the protein MRGGDEAQGWIVKPRWGKKIVLIAVLMLVGLLSFIYIDRFLTIRHLHAEIARVTQEERVALAVQNDLRDRLAHADDPATIEYLARKELGLVKPGEEKVIFLKGD, from the coding sequence ATGAGGGGAGGAGACGAGGCGCAAGGATGGATCGTCAAGCCGCGATGGGGAAAGAAGATCGTCCTCATCGCTGTCCTGATGCTCGTCGGCCTCCTCTCCTTCATCTACATCGACCGGTTCCTCACGATCCGGCACCTGCACGCTGAGATCGCTCGCGTCACACAAGAGGAGCGGGTCGCCCTCGCGGTCCAAAATGACCTCCGCGACCGGCTCGCCCATGCCGACGATCCGGCGACGATCGAGTACCTCGCGCGGAAGGAACTCGGACTGGTGAAGCCGGGCGAGGAGAAGGTCATCTTCCTGAAGGGAGACTGA
- the eno gene encoding phosphopyruvate hydratase produces the protein MVLIEEIIAREILDSRGNPTIEVDVWLEDGAFGRAAIPSGASKGTREALELRDGDPNRFHGKGVQKAVKNVMDEIGPAVIGQDALDQAKIDRLLLQLDGTENKSMLGANAILGVSLAVARAAADSLEIPLFRYIAGAREPLLPRPMMNVLNGGEHADNNVDIQEFMLVPIGPDTVRDAIRACSEVFHTLKGILKERGLSTAVGDEGGFAPNLNENEEALKLLVEAIEKTGYRPGEDVALALDAAASSFFSDGKYRFTVAGQVETLPADELVAIYEKWVDEYPIISIEDGLAEGDDAGWQLITARLGKKIQIVGDDNFVTNPKLLQRGIDMGIANSILIKLNQIGTVTETLETMDLAHSAGYTCVVSHRSGETEDTSIADLATGTACGQLKSGSISRSERVAKYNRLIRIEEEYELRLADWPARFRP, from the coding sequence ATGGTACTGATCGAAGAGATAATCGCACGGGAAATCCTCGATTCGCGCGGGAATCCGACGATCGAGGTCGATGTATGGCTCGAGGACGGGGCGTTCGGCCGAGCGGCGATCCCCTCCGGCGCTTCCAAGGGGACGCGGGAGGCGCTCGAACTGCGGGACGGCGATCCAAACCGGTTCCACGGCAAGGGTGTGCAGAAGGCGGTCAAGAACGTGATGGACGAGATCGGCCCGGCGGTGATCGGCCAGGATGCGCTCGACCAGGCGAAGATCGACCGCCTCCTCCTCCAGCTCGACGGGACGGAGAACAAGAGCATGCTGGGGGCAAACGCGATCCTCGGGGTCTCCCTCGCGGTGGCGCGCGCGGCGGCCGACAGCCTGGAGATCCCGCTCTTCCGCTACATCGCTGGGGCGCGGGAGCCGCTTTTGCCTCGGCCGATGATGAACGTCCTCAACGGCGGGGAGCATGCGGACAACAACGTCGATATCCAGGAGTTCATGCTCGTCCCGATCGGCCCGGACACGGTCCGGGACGCGATCCGCGCCTGCTCCGAGGTCTTCCACACCCTGAAGGGGATCCTGAAGGAGCGGGGGCTGTCCACCGCGGTCGGGGATGAGGGCGGGTTCGCCCCCAACCTGAACGAGAACGAGGAGGCGCTCAAGCTCCTGGTAGAGGCGATCGAGAAGACGGGATATCGACCCGGAGAGGACGTGGCCCTGGCGCTCGACGCCGCAGCGTCGAGCTTCTTCTCCGATGGGAAGTACCGCTTCACCGTGGCCGGCCAGGTGGAGACCCTCCCGGCGGATGAACTGGTCGCGATCTACGAGAAATGGGTGGACGAGTACCCGATCATCTCGATCGAGGACGGGCTCGCCGAGGGGGACGACGCCGGCTGGCAGCTGATCACCGCACGGCTGGGAAAGAAGATCCAGATCGTGGGGGACGACAACTTCGTCACCAATCCCAAGTTGTTGCAGCGGGGGATCGACATGGGGATCGCCAACTCGATCCTCATCAAGCTGAACCAGATCGGGACGGTAACCGAGACCCTGGAGACGATGGACCTTGCTCACTCCGCCGGCTACACATGCGTCGTATCCCACCGCTCCGGGGAGACCGAGGACACCTCGATCGCCGACCTTGCCACCGGGACGGCGTGCGGACAGCTCAAGAGCGGTTCGATCTCCCGTTCCGAGCGGGTGGCGAAGTACAACCGGCTGATCCGGATCGAGGAGGAGTACGAGCTGCGGCTGGCGGACTGGCCGGCCCGGTTCCGGCCGTAG
- a CDS encoding peptide ABC transporter substrate-binding protein, producing the protein MRKILGVFLLMALAFSAFAIAAEEPLIMGTTDRVTQLSFANSYDHFSWHVLRNTTRALMKVDEDLNLVPDVAESYEISPDGMVYTFHIRPGLKFWDGTVCDAAAVKWALDRTIRLDGPEGGVGLIKGVIDHIDVVDPLTVKITLTMPDAIFLLRMSDRIAPALIYAGAPEDDFANGKYVGLGPYKLVEYKPDQYVKYEAYDGYYGPAPKSKYVIEKMYSDAAALRAAIEAGDVDFVFRTLSPQDIKDLESNPNVVVKYFPPSPGIRYILFNVTQPPVDDPLVRQAICYAVDRDAIKDQVFSGTVDPIYTMVPKVDPPFFGAIDVFPHRDLAKAKALLKKAGYDENNPLKLNLWYTPKHYGTTEADVAAVLKGSLEETGVIQINIQSLEWGAYTERMSQGGFDMFLLGWHPDYLETSNFLAPWTTEAPEGLGTFFNHHPNYEAYKDILEVATTTVDVKKRAKLYEAVQILSAQDVPWIPLWSMTDEMVIAMRPNVKGAFLNVTMDIYLWDIYKE; encoded by the coding sequence ATGCGAAAGATTCTAGGTGTATTCCTGTTGATGGCGTTGGCGTTCAGCGCGTTCGCGATTGCGGCCGAAGAGCCCCTTATCATGGGGACCACGGACCGGGTGACGCAGCTCTCGTTCGCCAACAGTTATGACCACTTCTCCTGGCACGTGCTCCGCAACACCACGCGTGCCTTGATGAAGGTCGATGAGGACCTGAACCTGGTCCCGGACGTGGCTGAGTCCTACGAGATCTCTCCCGACGGAATGGTGTACACGTTCCACATTCGCCCCGGCCTCAAGTTCTGGGACGGGACCGTCTGCGATGCCGCGGCGGTCAAGTGGGCCCTCGACCGGACGATCCGCCTCGATGGGCCTGAAGGCGGAGTCGGGCTGATCAAGGGGGTAATCGATCACATCGACGTTGTCGATCCGTTGACGGTGAAGATCACCCTCACCATGCCTGACGCGATCTTCCTGCTTCGGATGTCCGACCGGATCGCCCCGGCCCTCATCTATGCCGGCGCCCCGGAGGACGATTTCGCCAACGGGAAGTACGTCGGGCTCGGACCCTACAAGCTCGTCGAGTACAAGCCCGATCAGTACGTGAAGTACGAGGCGTACGACGGCTACTACGGCCCGGCGCCGAAGTCGAAGTACGTGATCGAGAAGATGTACTCCGACGCAGCCGCCCTGCGCGCGGCGATCGAGGCCGGAGACGTGGACTTCGTGTTCCGCACCCTCAGCCCGCAGGACATCAAGGACCTGGAGAGCAACCCGAACGTGGTGGTGAAGTACTTCCCGCCCAGCCCGGGGATCCGCTACATCCTGTTCAACGTCACCCAGCCCCCGGTCGATGATCCGCTCGTCCGTCAGGCGATCTGCTACGCCGTCGATCGGGACGCGATCAAGGACCAGGTCTTCAGCGGAACGGTCGACCCGATCTACACCATGGTGCCTAAGGTCGATCCCCCGTTCTTCGGCGCGATCGATGTATTCCCGCACCGCGACCTGGCTAAGGCCAAGGCCCTGCTGAAGAAGGCCGGCTACGACGAGAATAACCCGCTCAAGCTCAACCTGTGGTACACCCCGAAGCACTACGGGACGACCGAGGCCGACGTGGCGGCGGTCCTGAAGGGGAGCCTGGAGGAGACTGGAGTGATCCAGATCAACATCCAGTCCCTGGAGTGGGGCGCCTACACCGAGCGCATGTCGCAAGGCGGTTTCGACATGTTCCTCCTCGGTTGGCACCCGGACTACCTCGAGACTTCCAACTTCCTCGCTCCGTGGACGACCGAGGCTCCGGAGGGGTTGGGGACGTTCTTCAACCACCATCCGAACTACGAGGCGTACAAGGACATCCTCGAGGTGGCAACGACCACGGTCGACGTCAAGAAACGGGCGAAGCTGTACGAAGCCGTCCAGATCCTGAGCGCGCAGGACGTGCCCTGGATCCCGCTGTGGTCGATGACCGACGAGATGGTGATCGCCATGCGGCCGAACGTGAAGGGCGCGTTCCTGAACGTCACGATGGACATCTATCTCTGGGACATCTACAAGGAATAA
- a CDS encoding ABC transporter permease — protein MTEGIPHQFLFARLLDWLVLRFTRGRHALRHQTILKVGLAIVFIFMLVTILAQYSWFTPYDPVKYRDAPRLQGPSVHHWMGTDQLKRDVFSRVLAGGKASIIVAFGAVALSMTIGSLLGWISGYFGGILDRALSLTMDAIYSFPSMILAITLVAMFGAGIGPMIWAVGFVYIPTYFRVTRAEALQVRETTYVEAVRAIGAGNLRIIVRHVAPNTVNAIMAVSSFNLADAILTVAALSFLGFGLPPPAPDWGFDIQNGQKFLQSGSWWLITFPGLMIIALSLGFGLIGEGISDLVNPKRKRKRV, from the coding sequence ATGACCGAGGGTATACCCCACCAGTTCTTGTTCGCCCGCCTGCTCGATTGGCTTGTGTTGCGGTTCACCCGCGGCCGTCACGCCCTTCGTCACCAGACGATCCTCAAGGTCGGACTGGCGATCGTCTTCATCTTCATGCTGGTGACGATCCTCGCTCAGTACTCTTGGTTCACCCCGTACGATCCGGTGAAGTATCGGGATGCCCCCCGGCTCCAAGGGCCGTCGGTTCACCACTGGATGGGAACGGATCAGTTGAAGCGGGACGTGTTCAGTCGCGTCCTCGCCGGGGGGAAGGCGTCGATCATTGTCGCGTTCGGAGCGGTGGCGTTGAGCATGACGATCGGCTCGCTCCTCGGTTGGATCTCCGGCTACTTCGGGGGGATCCTCGACCGGGCGCTCTCTCTGACCATGGACGCGATCTACTCGTTCCCGTCGATGATCCTCGCCATCACCCTCGTTGCCATGTTCGGGGCCGGGATTGGACCGATGATCTGGGCGGTGGGATTTGTGTACATCCCCACCTACTTCCGCGTCACCCGGGCCGAGGCACTGCAAGTGCGGGAGACGACTTATGTCGAGGCGGTCCGCGCCATCGGAGCAGGAAACCTGCGGATCATCGTGCGTCATGTCGCCCCCAACACCGTAAACGCGATCATGGCCGTCTCCTCGTTCAACCTCGCTGATGCGATTCTCACCGTCGCTGCACTCTCGTTCCTCGGGTTCGGGCTTCCGCCCCCCGCTCCGGATTGGGGATTCGACATCCAAAACGGGCAGAAGTTCCTGCAGTCGGGGTCATGGTGGCTGATTACCTTCCCCGGGTTGATGATCATTGCCCTGTCGCTCGGGTTTGGGCTGATCGGGGAAGGGATAAGCGATCTCGTGAATCCGAAGCGGAAGCGGAAGAGGGTTTGA